In one Brassica oleracea var. oleracea cultivar TO1000 chromosome C9, BOL, whole genome shotgun sequence genomic region, the following are encoded:
- the LOC106314241 gene encoding glutathione S-transferase T3-like, protein MSYGQKDNDLLKLAKDIYFADQKTKFTLDHAWCVLRYEKKWLSLNTPKPSGNSKQKETCSQALSCPVGDPEVHPEGIKVAKAKRKNTAPVRSMEECQTVWEMKKDDLLMKEILTNLAILDTLLAKNQPLTEAEEVVKNKLLALYF, encoded by the coding sequence ATGAGTTATGGTCAGAAAGACAATGATCTTCTCAAGCTCGCCAAAGACATCTACTTCGCCGATCAGAAGACAAAATTCACGCTTGACCATGCTTGGTGTGTGTTGAGGTATGAGAAGAAATGGCTCAGCCTTAACACTCCTAAGCCTAGTGGGAATTCAAAGCAAAAAGAGACATGCTCCCAAGCTTTAAGCTGCCCCGTAGGTGATCCTGAGGTCCATCCTGAAGGTATCAAGGTGGCGAAAGCTAAAAGGAAGAATACCGCGCCAGTGAGGTCTATGGAGGAGTGTCAGACCGTTTGGGAGATGAAGAAGGATGATCTCTTGATGAAGGAGATACTAACAAATCTTGCGATTCTTGACACACTTCTAGCCAAGAATCAACCACTTACTGAGGCTGAAGAAGTTGTCAAGAATAAGCTATTGGCGCTGTATTTCTAA
- the LOC106313714 gene encoding uncharacterized transporter YBR287W-like — translation MGFWSLLEVASMPVIQVLIISLVGAYLATDRCKLFPVEARNSMNKVVFVIFAPALMFANLAQTVTLQDMVSWWFMPVNMGLTFLIGGLLGWMVVKILKPPPYLEGLIVATCSSGNMGNLPIILVPAICDEDKSPFGNRSVCRTVGLSYASFSMALGGFYIWTYTFRLIKGSAMKFKEIEESEKTAIKSSNSDLEADHKTKLLGAPEGELVKEETGFWRKGVDFLHEILEELRAPPTVGAIIGFIFGAVTWLRNLIIGDDAPLRIVQATAKLLGDGTIPCMTIILGGNLIQGLRSSAVKPVVVLGIVCVRYIILPIIGIGVVKTAESFGFLPADPLFQYVLMLQFTLPPAMNIGTMTQLYNVGQDECSVLMLWTYLIAILALTVWSTIFLHLLV, via the exons ATGGGGTTTTGGTCATTGTTGGAGGTGGCTTCTATGCCAGTGATTCAAGTCCTCATCATAAGTCTTGTTGGAGCTTACTTGGCCACTGATCGATGCAAGCTCTTTCCTGTTGAAGCCCGCAATTCCATGAACAAG GTGGTGTTTGTAATATTTGCACCGGCTCTCATGTTTGCAAATCTAGCACAGACGGTCACACTTCAGGACATGGTCTCATG GTGGTTTATGCCGGTGAATATGGGACTTACATTCTTAATCGGAGGACTTCTTGGTTGGATGGTTGTCAAAATTCTGAAACCACCTCCTTATCTTGAAGGTCTTATTGTTGCAACTTGTTCTTCAG GAAATATGGGGAACCTACCAATCATACTTGTCCCAGCAATCTGCGACGAGGACAAGAGTCCATTTGGTAACCGTAGTGTATGCAGAACCGTTGGTCTCTCTTACGCGTCTTTCTCCATGGCG CTAGGGGGTTTCTACATATGGACTTACACATTCCGGCTTATAAAAGGGTCGGCAATGAAGTTCAAAGAGATAGAAGAATCTGAGAAAACAGCAATCAAATCATCCAATAGTGACTTAGAGGCTGATCACAAGACCAAACTTCTAGGTGCACCTGAAGGCGAGCTGGTAAAGGAAGAGACAGGGTTTTGGAGAAAAGGAGTAGACTTCCTCCATGAGATATTGGAGGAGCTTCGTGCGCCACCTACAGTTGGTGCA ATTATTGGTTTCATATTCGGTGCTGTTACGTGGCTCAGAAATCTTATCATTGGTGATGATGCTCCTTTAAGAATAGTCCAAGCCACAGCAAAACTTCTTGG CGATGGGACCATTCCTTGTATGACAATTATACTAGGAGGCAACCTCATACAAG GTTTACGTTCTTCGGCAGTCAAACCGGTGGTTGTTCTTGGAATAGTGTGTGTTCGGTACATAATTCTCCCAATCATTGGCATAGGCGTTGTAAAAACAGCTGAGAGTTTCGGGTTTCTCCCAGCGGATCCTCTGTTTCAGTATGTTTTAATGCTCCAGTTCACACTCCCACCTGCCATGAATATCG GTACCATGACACAGCTGTATAATGTTGGACAAGACGAGTGCTCAGTGCTCATGCTTTGGACATACTTGATCGCCATTCTTGCCCTCACTGTTTGGTCCACAATATTCCTTCACTTGTTAGTCTAG